Within Streptomyces sp. SS1-1, the genomic segment CCTGCCGATGGCGATGCCCGAGGTCGTCATGGCGGCCTCGCTGCTCACCCTCTTCCTCAACATGGGCGCCCAGCTGGGCTTCTGGACGATCCTCATCGCCCACATCATGTTCTGCCTCAGCTTCGTCGTGACGGCGGTCAAGGCGCGCGTGATGTCGATGGACCCGCGGCTGGAGCAGGCCGCGCAGGACCTCTACGCCGGACCGGTGCAGACGTTCCTGCGGGTGACCCTGCCGATCGCGGCGCCGGGCATCGCGGCCGGCGCGCTGCTCGCCTTCGCGCTGTCGTTCGACGACTTCATCATCACCAACTTCAACGCCGGCTCCACCGTCACCTTCCCGATGTTCGTCTGGGGCTCGGCACAGCGCGGAACGCCCGTTCAGATCAACGTCATCGGCACGGCCATGTTCGTCATCGCCGTACTGTTCGTCCTGGCCTCCATGGCCGTCGGGAACCGCCGCAAGAAGCAGAAGGCATAGACCCCTGTAGGGAGTTGACATCATGGCCCCGAGCGCCATGAGTTCTGGCAGTCACTGGACGAGGTCCCTCTCCGACGCCCAGCCGGTCCCGTACTGGCTGGACGACCCCGGCCGCCCCCGCCCCGAGCCCGCCCTCACCACCGCCGAGACCTGCGACCTGCTGGTCGTCGGCGGCGGGTACAGCGGGCTGTGGACCGCGCTGCTCGCCAAGGAGCGCGACCCCGGGCGGGACGTGGTCCTGGTCGAGGGCCGCGAGGTGGGCTGGGCCGCCTCCGGCCGCAACGGCGGCTTCTGCGCCGCCTCCCTCACCCACGGGACGGCCAACGGGCTCGCCCGCTGGCCGGGGGAGATCCACCGGCTGGAGCGGCTGGGCGCCCGCAACCTCGACGAGATCGAGCGCGCGGTCGCCCGCTACTCCCTGGACTGCGACTTCGAGCGCACCGGTGAGATCGACGTCGCCACCGAGGCGTACCAGGCGGAGGAACTGCGCGCCTGGTACGACGAGCTGCGCGACCGGGGCCTGGCCGAGGGCATCGAATTCCTCGACGCCGACGCGGTGCGGGCGCAGGTCGACTCGCCGACCTTCCGGGCCGGCCTGCACGACCGCCGGGGGGTCGCCATGCTCCACCCGGCCAAGCTGGTCTGGGGCCTGAAGCGGGCCTGCAAGGACCTCGGCGTCCGCGTCTACGAGCACACCCCGGCCCTGGACCTGAAGCCGTACGGCGCCGGCATGGCCGTCCGCACGCCCTACGGCCGGGTTCGCGCCCGCCGGGTCGCGCTCGGCACGAACATCTTCCCGAACCTGGTCCGCCGGGTCCGCTCCTACACCGTCCCGGTCTACGACTACGCCCTGATGACCGAGCCGCTCACCGAGGACCAGCTCGCGTCGATCGGCTGGAAGAACCGCCAGGGCCTCGGGGACTCGGCGAACCAGTTCCACTACTTCCGGCTCTCCGCCGACAACCGCGTCCTGTGGGGCGGCTACGACGCCGTCTACCCGTACGGCGGCCGGGTGCGCTCCGAGTACGACGACCGCCCGGAGACGTACGCCAAGCTGGCCGGGCACTTCTTCACCTGCTTCCCGCAGTTGGAGGGCCTGCGCTTCACACACGCCTGGGGCGGCGCGATCGACACCTGCTCGCGCTTCTCGGCGTTCTTCGGCACCGCCCACCAGGGCAAGGTGGCGTACGCGGCGGGTTACACGGGCCTCGGGGTCGGCGCCACCCGGTTCGGCGCCGACGTGATGCTGGACCTGCTGGCGGGGGAGCGGACCGAGCGCACGGAACTGGAGATGGTGCGCAGGAAGCCGCTGCCGTTCCCGCCGGAGCCGTTCGCCTGGACCGGCATCGCGCTCACCAAGTGGTCGCTGGCCCGCGCGGACACGCACGGCGGCCGGCGCAACCTGTGGCTGCGGACGATGGACCGGCTGGGCCTCGGCTTCGACAGCTGACACCCGACGACCCGGTGTGGGCCACATCACCCGAACGGGGTGCGGAAACCGCGTAATGCCCGCCGACGACCTCCCTCTCCCTCGTGACGCCATCGGGCGTCCACGACGAAGAGGGAGGTCATCGACATGACAGGGGCCAAGACGGCGGTGGAATGGCTGGCATCGGTCGCGCCGGACCCGGAGGGCTGCCGCTGGGAGTGGGAGCGCAACCCGCTCGGGGTGACGCTGCTGCCGGCCGGGCGGGCGTGGGACGTGCTCATCCTCCCGGCCGAGCTGGGCTATCCCACGCTGGACGTGCTCACCCGCATCCTCGACCGGCCGGGCCCGGTCCTGGTCGACTTCGGCGACGCGCGCATGGGGTTCTTCGTGCCGCCGGGCACCGCCGCGCGCTGGCTCGGCACCGGCATCCGCACCGCCGGGGCGGGCACGTGGATCGTCGTGCCGTATCCGGGGCGGGCGTCGGGCGGGGTGCGCTGGCTGGTGCCGCCGGACGGCGGCGGCACCCTCACCGACCCGTCGCTGCTCGAACTGGCCATGCACGAGGCGGCGGCAGGGCTCGCCCGGCGCGACCGGGAGGAA encodes:
- a CDS encoding ABC transporter permease encodes the protein MAVVNWLKRHFVVIAGLVTLAYLLLPNVVVTVFSFNRPKGRFNYEWQEFSTDAWRDPCGVSGLCGSLSVSLQIALWATLGATLLGTLIAFALVRYRFRARGAINSLIFLPMAMPEVVMAASLLTLFLNMGAQLGFWTILIAHIMFCLSFVVTAVKARVMSMDPRLEQAAQDLYAGPVQTFLRVTLPIAAPGIAAGALLAFALSFDDFIITNFNAGSTVTFPMFVWGSAQRGTPVQINVIGTAMFVIAVLFVLASMAVGNRRKKQKA
- a CDS encoding NAD(P)/FAD-dependent oxidoreductase, which encodes MAPSAMSSGSHWTRSLSDAQPVPYWLDDPGRPRPEPALTTAETCDLLVVGGGYSGLWTALLAKERDPGRDVVLVEGREVGWAASGRNGGFCAASLTHGTANGLARWPGEIHRLERLGARNLDEIERAVARYSLDCDFERTGEIDVATEAYQAEELRAWYDELRDRGLAEGIEFLDADAVRAQVDSPTFRAGLHDRRGVAMLHPAKLVWGLKRACKDLGVRVYEHTPALDLKPYGAGMAVRTPYGRVRARRVALGTNIFPNLVRRVRSYTVPVYDYALMTEPLTEDQLASIGWKNRQGLGDSANQFHYFRLSADNRVLWGGYDAVYPYGGRVRSEYDDRPETYAKLAGHFFTCFPQLEGLRFTHAWGGAIDTCSRFSAFFGTAHQGKVAYAAGYTGLGVGATRFGADVMLDLLAGERTERTELEMVRRKPLPFPPEPFAWTGIALTKWSLARADTHGGRRNLWLRTMDRLGLGFDS